CACCTGATGGGGTGCAACCCCCGTTAATCGGGCCAGCCGCTGGTGTCGGTGTAAGTGTACTGGATAGGGGTGGTCATTTCGGACCTTCACAGGGACCCTCCCCCGGCGGACCGCCGCTAGTCCTCGTGCTACTTCCACTTGGGGGCAATCGGCGTGGGGTTCAACCAATACCCATTCTTCGGGGCCAACTCTTCGGGGGGCTACTCTCACCCACACCATGGCCTCACTCCTAGGGGGAATGGACAGAGCAAAGCGACACATCACTCTTTCTACCTCTTCCCGGTCCCTGCGGACCTGGGTCATCTGGACCCGACGACAGTCGGCTACTACTTGCTCCCATAGGGGCCTCTCGACAGGGGAGATCCTAGGGCCGGGCTTAGCCCGAAATAACTCCTCCCAACACTCGGAGAGGACGTTCATACCTAATAGGGCTCGATGGACACCCAAACACCTGTCTTCCACGATAATCACTCCTTTTTGGGGAACCAACACCCCGTGAACCTCTAAGTCCGTCAGCCGGTAGCCAATGTAAGGGATCTCTAGGCCGTTTGCGCCCCgcaacgtcagccagggggcctcccCTCCTTGGGTCTTCTGCTTCCCGAATACTTCCTGTGAGAGACTTTCCGCAAACAATGTCACTTGAGAGCCCGTATCTACTAGGCACTGTATTGTCTTGCCACATACCTTCACCTCCGCCATTGGGCTGTGCCCAACCATCTGGTCCCTAGACTTCTCACGTCTTCCAGGGTCTTCTCTAGGGGccccggccacacgacccactgtggccggtcgtcttAAAAACCCCCCTCCGATGCCCTGCGAGGCCCACACTGGCGGCTATAATGCCCTGGTTCTCCACAACGATTGCAGATTGGCCGCCCTTGGTCGTCCCACTCGAAGCGGGGCCGGTTCAAACGATTCGGGCGTCCCGGTGGCTCTCGGCTCCTCTCCGAGTAGactcgctctcggggtgccggcctCGGTTCCTCTCGCGCCCTACTTTGGCGAAGTTCTCCCAAGAGGGTCTTAGATAGTTCCGACATCTGCTCTCGGACATCTTTCAACAACTCTACCCTCAGGGCTTGCTTCCAATCTGCGTGTTCAGGTGGCGCTGCTGTGTTTCCACTTACAGCTGCACATACAGGGGTTTCACTTACTTCGACCTCATCACCCTCCAGGGCCAGCGCCTCCTTCTTTAGATCTTCGAAGGTAAGCCCGGGGTCCCTCCGAAACTGGaccctcagactttgtctcacgGGGCCCTCTTTCATCCCCAGGAGGAACTGGTCGCGTAACAAAGCCTCTCCGTCTCCTAGCCCATGGTCTCGTCGGGCTTGCAGGCGAGTGAACTGCTCTCGCAGCCTGAGGGCAAAAGCTCTGATaggttgtcgggggccttgcttacaattaaaaaacTGTGAACGGAGGACAGCTACGGGGGTATGGTCACCATATTGTTCGGCAAGAAACTGGAACACAGTCTGGGCGGTGGCTCTAATTGCTTCGGGGGCGGCTTGTACCTCTCGCCGTGCTTCTCCCTCTAGGGAGTTCAACACAAACTGGAGCCGCTGGGCGGCGCTAAGGCCCTGTAAGTCGGCCAAGTACTCCAGTTGGGCCCTCCATTCGGTCAGGCGTACCTCCGACTCTGCTCCTCCATACTTCTGGACCCATGGGCTGCCCATGATAACGGACGTGGCACGGGGTGGGGCTGCAGGCCCCGCGTTGTCAGTCATTGGGTGaccttggttactcaactcgaggtgggatcctgccgactacgccaaaatctgtcaccactaggggctggctgtgcttgactaaagccacgccccttttcaactcccacctcgaggaggtccccaaagccaacccaatgaccagacaaacacggaaacaggtgagtaaaatttaaaacaagctttatttaatttaaatatttaaaagaactgGGGAATTGGGGAAAGGGGGATTTAAAACTAATAGGCTTCTTCTCCTCCCTCCAGGGAGATTGCAGCCACGGGCAGACAGGGGCAAGGGCAACAGGGGTGTCAACCACCATAAGCCGGGAAAAAGGGGGAATCGTCAGGCTCCGGCCTGGACCCTGTTaaccgtggcgccctccttcttctttcctggaggcagaacaaTTTCGGTGTGACTGGTAGGAGATTTTCCACTGTCCGTGAACCTTTCCTCGGTCCGGCAGGGGGTCCTCGCCCCACGTGCCTTCACGTCCCCCGCAGGTGTTCACTGCGACACAGAAACACGGTTAGTGTGGATTTGGTATGCTTCTCACCGGTTCTGCCGCTTACAGCTCTCGGGGTAGGTAGCGCGTTACACCGTCTGTCCTCCGATTGTTCACTCTCGTCCTCCTTTCTCTCCTCAGGCGGCCACTAGGACACAAAGGCACTGTTACTTGGACTTCGAGTATGTCTCACCGGTTCTGCTGcgtacagctttctgggtagatatcacgttcacagtctgttcttcaatggttcactctcgttcttctctctctccacaggtggccgctaggacacaaagacactgttactgaaacttcgagtatttctcaccggctctgctgcatacagctttctgggtaggtatcacgttcacagtctgttcttcacttattcactctcgttcttctctctctccacaggtggccgctaggacacaaagacactgttactgagacttcgagtatttctcaccggctctgctgcatacagctctctgggtaggtatcacgttcacagtctgttcttcaattattcactctcgttcttctctctctccacaggtggccgctagggcacaaagacactgttactgagacttcgagtatttctcaccgactctgctgcatacagctttctgggtaggtatcacgttcacagtctgttcttcacttattcactctcgttcttctctctctccacaggtggccgctaggacacaaagacactgttactgagacttcgagtacttctcaccggctctgctgcatacagctttctgggtaggtatcacgttcacagtctgttcttcacttattcactcccgttcttctctctctccacaggtggccgctaggacacaaagacactgttactgagacttcgagtatttctcaccgcctctgctgcatacagctttctgggtaggtatcacgttcacagtctgttcttcacttattcactctcgttcttctctctctccacaggtggccgctaggacacaaagacactgttactgagacttcgagtatttctcaccgactctgctgtttacagctttctgggtaggtatcacgttcacagtctgttcttcaatttttcactctcgttcttctctctctccacaggtggccgctaggacacaaagacactgttactgagactccaagtatttctcaccggctctgctaCATACAGCTTTCTGGATAGGTATGGCTTTTTCTTCTCCGTAGGTCAGCAGAggggcgaaggtcacacaccacctcaccgggtcgagcgctgccctatctccactgcccgtaggccgatcgaatcctggacaggggcgcccctttgtagggACCGCGGGGGCGGCGGACTCTTTCGCCTCTGACTCTGCGACAAAAGACAGACACAGGTAAGTGTACACCACGAATACTTCCAATACTTCACTCACAGCCCTGGACAGCTCTTGGTCCGCGTCCCTTCGTCCTCCGAAACAGCACACAGCGTATGGTAGCAGAAATTTCTGAGGTCGTTAGCCCCTCCGTCCTCTGCCCAGTAGAGAAGATGGATGTACGGGGCTTCGTctacaagacacacagcaacccacagcaaatacacagcaccactccaATGTGAAAGCTTATTATTTGTAAAGTCTCACTCACCACGCTATAAGTGCAACACCACAAGGAAAAGCGCCCGGTGTCCTCCACTGCGCTTGGGCTAAATAGGGGCGATGGCAAACACGACCGAAATAAAGTCTCGTTGCTGTGGCTGTTTTGGATCTATGCTTCcagcggctcgcccaccacgctatTATAGGGGCAGGGCCGCCCTTTTCCTCCTCGAGGACTCCAACGATCACACAGGTTAATCTCTGCAGTTTACTCCACACCAAACAAGTatactcacagcggatagcctttgtTTACGTTGTACAACAAGGTCAATTTCCTTCCTGCTTTACTCCTTCAAAAGTACTGGTTAAACCAAAGTTCCTTTCTACTCATCGGATTTTCCGTTTACTCCAGCAGGTCCACCGTCAACTACagtgagagagggagagagagagaaatacagaCAGCCACCACGTCTGacaatgagcacagctccgttcctcagcacacactaacaacgaccacaactgtcaTCTAACTGCGCTTTTTATACTCCTCTTTGTACTCCAGTTATCCAATTACTCGGCGATCTCTTCaactaggcacagctgtgcccaatcggctgattacagccttcGCGGAGccaccggatgtccggtgtttctgtttttccggtcggggcggaaacatccgggcggaaccaaacttcttcaacttttggttccgccctgaaAAATCGTCACCCCGTGACAcatgttacaaatgtattttactatccacgaacaaatgtctttagatttgaatatgtgaaattcagaatttgaatgaacgtgtatcgatttgtacaaatgtacaaatacacaTGTTTAATTGTGTATTCAAATATCATAATTCGCGCGTGCAAAAAGGgagatgtgcatttgtggatcgGATGGCGCGCGTGCGTTGGTCCCGCTCTGTTCGTTTGTGTATTGGGACTTTCATTTCGCCGTTTGGAGCATTTTGTGAGCCAAATACAAACAACTATCAATGAATGAACTAAAAAGATGTCTTTGATTTTGTGTCtgcgaattttaatatttacgtgAATGTGCATCGATTTGTACAAACAGAGACATATTTGTGAATTCAGTTGCCATATTTCGTatcattatttcacaatttgtgcacgcaaaaaagaggatgcgcatttgtggatcaggcgacgcgcgtgcattaatcctgttctgttcatACGAGTTTTGAGACTTAAGTTGCGTGGTTTGCATTGAAAGATCCACGAGCACAGATGTGCTATGAAAAGAGTCAACACTAGGTGTCAGTCTAACGGAGTTTCACACATGGCGGTGAattctgttttctgtgtttccctttagtcTGGTGTTTTTGTAGGATTGCGTTTATTATCTATATATATTGAATGTTTTGgtggcttggctactgagatgtgtttgtgtgcatgtgtgtaatGTATCTTTGTTGTCCTTTGGTGGtgagtcaattatttttacaatttaaaacattttaaaaagtaatactttcatgtattaaactataccatttattaaaacatttcataatttttctattatttctttttaccttatatatatagcctacgaGTTTGTTCTACAATTATTTTGTTACAtgcatacaaattaatatgccCCAGCCTGTTTATAAATAACACTTCACATCATGGGTTTGtgctatatttatgtatttattaagaatgtccacataataattattaaaacaattttattaaaacaggtcATAAAAACACCACAATAGAAAACTGGGGAAAGTATGAAACACCCAATAAACTGCATTATAGAACACATCAAACTACTGggtttttttttagtataaaccattcaaatctttagtctttataaatatataaaaacataccgtgataaaaacgccaCACCAAAGGGAAGGGAACAGACTTTGACAGAACACCTGAAATCAGTTGCTTTGGACCTACTAATTAACGCAATCCTGTATTACCGCACTGACAAGCCAACCGCATGAATGCAACCACGGCGCTTTTTACATTGAATTAATGAAACTAGCTATGACCTTCttgtttttcacatcatacatgtataatgAAGGCCAAATAAATTGGTAAGAGGTCATTTCGTTAAATCACAGGCTACAGCCAGGGCTGGATTTTCAATATTGGGCGAGTGCCCCAGGCAATAGGGGGTCACCAAGGTCTCCAGACTGCGGCCAAAACGTTTTTACAAGTACTCGAGCATGTGCGGGCACTACGGAATGCACGATCGGGTTTTAACCGCTCAATTGCATGACGCGTAATCGCGTATATCGTTTTATGTCACCATGCGCTCGGTTGATTTTACCGATGGATCTACGCAGCCCTGGTATAGTTAACACATCGCACTCAGAACCGCGCCGGTTAAACATTACAGCgatgagagataaagagagcCGGACAACTTTTAGCCTACATtaacactaaaaacattataGACGAGAATAAAGGTCTACATCAGTGCCCAAGGAAAACTAGATAAAAGATGaaaaacgtgtaaaggatacaagcatgtaaactgctgccctgccactcatctcattaaAGTATGCTATCTAGATATAACTTATTGTAGCCTATatgtagcctatcttatgcctagttAAGGGGGTTGTATGAATCTTTGATTCATAACttcctattctgaaagtttcattaattgtgcataatgatgacatgtgcagcaactgcatagttaagtctatttagtatttttcagtaatgcagttattttgggaaaatgtcaaaatattgcattgtaggcttatttaaggtgtgccctaaattttctgctagcgctcctaaaattttcagtcaggggctacattgctcctaataacaaaaacgttagtctggagccctgaatgactagtttaaaataataaataaataaataaaatatattgggGGGGGGCACTTCACTGTGTTAATCCGGGCCTGGCTACAGTGAATGCGTGAGAAAGTGAAACTGAGATAATAGAATGATAGCGTCGTCTGCAGATTGTCTGCAGATGCagtattaaagattaaaataactttaactgatcaacacaaatataaaatgcCATAATATAATTGACGTTTTTTACCAGCATTTAAACCTTTATagttttttctttgtgtatcTGCAACATCCGCCCGTGGATGAGGAAGCTGCAGCCAATGTCGTTGGCTTTTTTCTTTATAGTGAACTAactgaacacttgactcttaCCTGGGCATTTAGATATTCAAGTTTTCATTATTAATTTCTGGGTGAAACATTTTAAGCATGATGATCATCTGTCGACTCGACAGTTTCAGCACGTCCTTGCGGAGAGACTTTAACGTCTTTTTGTTCACTCCCCATGAGCTGaacgattttattttgtacttttttatatatattttcaacatatattcaagaaacacacatgatataatgtaagttgttatagatagaataagcttgttctgaaatgatgacaaaatctaAATGACTGAAAATTATCTTGAAATGATCCatcttaatttagccaaaatactgattcattcgttttcatactttatagataaacattaatttatctaatCAACCTATTATCATCAAATGCGTATGAATAGCAATCAGTGTGACTATCGTGCAACACATGGCCCACGCCAAATTccattttgcgtgcatatgccagtccttcccgcTCACCTAAATGGCGCATCGTTTGGTGTCGttgtttttttgtctgttttttaaaccattgccgATTGGGTTTggatatcattttattttacaaaaacttactctaaccccaaacccaagagacaatggtaaaaaacaaatgagaaaccaattattaaaaaacacgAATAGATGAGCCATAAGGGAACAGGAAGGACTTGCGTAACATATTCACtcaaaattgtaattttatgtagcctatgtattgcacgataatcaaaCTGCGTGTTATTTGtacgcatttcatgagaatactaatatattattgaaaatggcctaatttaatatacagtgcttgtgtattgcattcgttttgtacatttacagcgCAGTGTTCTGTATACCGATGCTCTGAAAATTTGCACTTAACAAGCCTAAACcatgttctttaatttatttatgtatttttgtttaaatgtagctgtaGTAGCTTGTGTTGATGATGTTTCTTCTCATAAGGGTTAAGGCATAGCACCCAACTTCTAGTGTACCTcgttgttctggatttaaattatatttttagtaaataaaggcCGTAAAATTGCATACAGCGCCACGCAAAATCACCGCAAGGGAAAGTCCGACACCGCTACAAAACTAGTTCAGTGacattatttgtaatttaatcaGTAATTTTATTTAGGAGCTTAATAAAAAAACGTTACCGTGTGTGTAATGTACTGTCACTCAGATCAGGATCCTTACTGCCTTTCCTGATCTGGGTGacagtacattacatttttattagattATACTAATCCAATAAACAGTCGGGATATATAAATCCAAGTAAAGATAGGCAAAGAAACGCTCAGCAACGTATGGCAAAGCAAGACTTCGCACCGAACAGGTTTGGTGAGATCTAAATGAAGatctaaatgaaataaataaagtccACCAAATGAAGAACAGGCGATGCGCGCAATCAGTCTCAGGTACGGGCCGATGGGAAATttagtaaatgttaatattcGGGCGAGTAATCCCTCTGACGACCCAAAGACGAAGCCTGAGGAGCGCTTTTAACAACAGGCAACAGacttttttacaatttatatcatactaattatGTACGTTTATAAATCATGTTTTCGTTCATAATTTATGAACCGATCAGCAGTTCAGCACTATAAAGTGTGTATAAGTAGGCTactttgttaatacaatatTCTATAAGTGCTTAAATATAGGCTATTATTCACATAACCTTAAATAACGTATAATCTGATTTAGGTTCTTAATTAAATTTAGACTCCTATATCAGATTATACATTGTTTGGCGTTGGGGATAACAGCATAGGTCCTAAGCAAAGCAACTGATTTCTGGTGTTCTGTCAAAGTCTGTTcccttccctttagtgtagcgtttttatcacggtatgtttttatatatttataaagactaaagatttgaatggtttatacaaaaaaataaaataatttaacgtattatataatacagtttattaaatatttcatactttCCCCAGTTTTCTATTTTGGTATTATTTATaacctgttttaataaaattgttttaataattattatgtggacattcttaataaatatagcacaaacccatgatgtgaagtgttatttatatataaacaggctGGGGCATATTAATTTTTATGCATGTAACACAATAATtgtagaacaaacacgtaggctatatatataaggtaaaaaggaataatagaaaataggaaaattatgaaatatttaataaatggtatagtttaatacatgaaagtattactttttaaaatgaagtgaattatactgtaaaaataattgacttaccattaaaggacaataaagatacattacatacatgcacacacaaacacatctcagtagccaagccattaaaacatttaatatatatagataataaacgtaatgctataaaaacaccagaccaggggaaacacagaaaacagaatTCACCGCCATGTGTGAAACCCTGTTAGACTGACACCTAGTGGTGACTGTTTTCATAGCACATCTGTGCTCGTGGATCCCCCAACGCAAACCACGCAACTTAAGTCTCAAAACTCGTatgaacagaacaggattaatgcacgcgcgtcgcctgatccacaaatgcgcatcctcttttttgcgtgcacaaattgtgaaataatgatACGAAATATGGCAACTGAATTCACAAATATGTCTCTGTTTGTACAAATCGATGCACATTcacgtaaatattaaaattcgcaGACACAAAATCAAAGACATCTTTTTAGTTCGTTCATTGATGGTTGTTTGTGTTTGGctcataaaatgctttaaacggCGAAATGAAAGTCTCAATATACAAATGAACAGAGCGGGATGAATGCACGCGTGTCacctgatccacaaatgcacatctccctttttgcacgcgcaaattatgatatttgaatacacaattaaacatgtgtatttgtacatttgtacaaatcgatacacgttcattcaaattctgaatttcacatattcaaatctaaagacatttgttcgtggatagtaaaatacatttgtaacatgCATCCAGTCCACAGACAACTgtgcatgtatttgttaataatattgaGTCTGATTTCTTTCCATAGTTTAAgggcactggaacaatccttcctaaaatgcattaaactttcatttacaaagacgtgaaactcagcgagtggtcaggggtgttcacttatatgctcacacaaaaattgctgcaaaagttgctttccaacaggtgtttttgttgtaaacttgtggacttatttttccaaacgcctcacacccgtacattcttccattgagagcttgaataatagacattccagcccagttggtggcgataatccgcctttgccaattgcaagaatactaacaacgttcccggcgcggagtaataccgtacctcacatagatatgtatataaaggctagatggctcgtccgcgctgctggccaattgagtgcaacgtccgcattttggcggccatcttacgacagggtgctcgctcactcgtagcattgagttttaatgatgcaggtacttttaaatgaccataacttgtgtAGCAGAGCCAGGAAGGGCATTGGTTTAGGTCACGTGATGTGATGAGAATTATATAAAAGGCAAGCTTTGGGGCTACTCTCGTGGGACCCGATCCATTGTTTCTGCCAAGGTATGTGCGTTCGCATGGTGTGTTGATCGTTTTGGTAACTTTATGGATGCGCTTGCTCATGTTACTCTGTTCAACAATAGGACCATTTGGCTAACTGGTTGTTGGCGTGGGCTGTTGGCTACCTCAGGTATGTGAGTTTCATTTGTTGTTTCATATGAGTTGGTGTACTGAAATTTACGTGCCTCCACCATTTCAGTGTGGTTTGGCGTTCGTTTGAACTGAACGAGCCACTGCGAGGACGTTCTTGTTAGGGGTCATTCCCGCAAGTTTTCGGTACGTATTGTTTTGGTCGCGTCAAGCGCcagtttcttatttattttattaatacgCTGCTATGTGCTCGACAGGTTGATCTGGCCTTTCTGATTACCGTCCAGGAACAGAGAGGGTATTTGCCCGAGTGTGTGACGGCGCTGCTGTTTTGCCTGTGGGGAAATTTTATGAGTGTTTTGCTCACCACCACTTGCCAGTTCGGTCGTCGACGGCAAGCTGTTTACCGTATTGCCAAGGGCGATTAAATTGCCGCTTTGCCTACGGCAGGTTAAGCTGCTGTGTACAACTCCtgtcagtgtttgtttttattaatgaagACTTTACGCGTCGTTCCTTCACGGACAAAGTTATTGTTACCCGCCTTAGGAGAAAGCCCTTCGGGACACCGTGACTTCAGCTCGAGGTATCGGGtttcattttattaatattgtcgACGTGAATTGTCCCTGATTTTGTGTAGTATATTGAGGCGTGTGATGCTGTGTTTTATGTGTGTTATGTATTTCGTTTttgatgtattttctgtttttggtttgttttctttatttttgattTACTCCCTTACTACTGGGGATTGCTACTGTTATGACCAGTAGGTCATGCTAACTACGGCTTGAACGCACCCTTTTGTATTGCATCTTTACTTCAAGGGAGTGCCTTACTCTGAGTTTACTTACAATCTGAAACCCTTATTAATGGGGTATTGTGTCTATGAGCAGTAGTGAGTGTTTTTGTCTCTTTACGAGAACACAAATACCTGTATTTCCGATTTGAGCATTGGGTTCGTCCCCGTGGTAATGGGACTTCTTTTGAGTCCTTTTGATTAAagtgttattttgtttttgttttcatttatttgatgttttgtCAATCAAGAGTGTAATTTTCTTTAAAGGTTGAGTGTTTCTGTGTTACTGTTATTTTGTTTTGGGTTATTTGTGTGGGGTGGGTCATCATCCTCTTGGAGGGAGGTATCTTATTCTTTTCTTTGTGTGGGTTTCTGACACTGTGTGCTGTGCTTACCTGATGATCTTCACCTGTGTGCCGTGTGCATAAATTTGGGATTACAAAGTATATGTGTGTGCAGCTAGGGGTTATCTCCCGTCCCATTAAGTATTGACCCATGTCCAGTAGGTGTGTTTAAATGTTGTGTGTTATTCTAAGTGACCTTTTATTATGTGTTGTGTTTAagattttaaatacaaaataaaagtatatatattttcctATTATTCTGGTGCCTTCGTTCCTTGCTCCCCTCCCGGTAACGAACCTGTGTCCTTTGAATTGTTCCCCTGACAGTCAGGGGTGGCGTAGTCGCAATTTGGCCCTTCCGGGTCTGGTTATTTACATCCTTAACCTTTTTGATAGACGTGTTCGCTGCCCACTCGACCGCTCTATTACCCTTTTGGGTTTAGGCCGGCCGCAGTGGAGCGTTTACGTGACGTGAGAAACGCACCGCTCCGCTacacttgcttaattttttaccgattttcaaacggtttggtttgttataaacgtcaaagatgtacctatgacactgcatacctatactaaaaataaaaaataaattcatgaaacatgttaaagcatccagaattatagccacgttaataacgtttgtaaaaacccaaaccgtttgaaaatcggtagaaaattgagcaagttatggtcatgtAAGATGGCCGCccggtgatgccgttagggactccgccttgagccatctagcctttatatacatatctatggtacctcacagcacacatcttatacaagtcaatggagttggacaaaaactacgatctTCAAGTCTAAGATTGTTATTAGGTATTATGTCTGTGTTTTATCAGGTTTGAAACTTTGTTCTGCAAGATGAAAGATCACCAGGAGCAGGTTTGTGCACCCCTGTGTTACGTCACTGAAGTTCGAGAGTCAGTGTCATTTACAGACAAAGTCATTTTGGCATTGTTATCCAAAATACATAGCCTGTATCAAATGAACCATGGAGAAACAAAAGTGTAACAGAGAGAATGAGTAGAGATTTGGGTTGTTCATGTAATGATCCCTGACAGATGGGGTGATACGAGTCCGGCTGAGTCATGACTGCTGACATAATAGAAATATGCAGCCCATGGGCAACAGGAAGTTCATTTTATATAATGAAAACACCCAGCATGACGCTTACATTCAGTAggaatgttgttgttttctactTTGTTTCTTTTAGTCTGCAGCTGGGGGAACACAATTGCTTGAGCGAGATTAAAATAAtgaatttgtttttgttgtttgg
This sequence is a window from Misgurnus anguillicaudatus chromosome 9, ASM2758022v2, whole genome shotgun sequence. Protein-coding genes within it:
- the LOC141366004 gene encoding uncharacterized protein yields the protein MTDNAGPAAPPRATSVIMGSPWVQKYGGAESEVRLTEWRAQLEYLADLQGLSAAQRLQFVLNSLEGEARREVQAAPEAIRATAQTVFQFLAEQYGDHTPVAVLRSQFFNCKQGPRQPIRAFALRLREQFTRLQARRDHGLGDGEALLRDQFLLGMKEGPVRQSLRVQFRRDPGLTFEDLKKEALALEGDEVEVSETPVCAAVSGNTAAPPEHADWKQALRVELLKDVREQMSELSKTLLGELRQSRAREEPRPAPRERVYSERSREPPGRPNRLNRPRFEWDDQGRPICNRCGEPGHYSRQCGPRRASEGGF